In Candidatus Polarisedimenticolia bacterium, the genomic window GCGGGCCTCGAAGATCATGCAGGACAAGGCCTTCAACAATCCGAAAATCGAGTTCGTGTGGGACAGCACGCTGCAGGAGATCCGGGACCCGCACAAGGGAAAAGTGGAAGGCGCTGTCCTGATCAATCTCAAGAGCGGCGAGACCCGGGAGATCGCTTGTGAGGGTATTTTCATCGCCATCGGCCATGTGCCGAACACCAAGATTTTCCGCGGCCAGCTCGACATGGACGAGAACGGCTATCTGCGGACGGTGAAGGGAACCGCCACCAGCGTCCCCGGGGTGTTCGCTGCGGGAGACGTCGCGGATCGGGTCTACCGCCAGGCGATCACCGCTGCCGGCACCGGATGCATGGCCGCCCTGGACGCGGAGAGGCATCTCGCGCACGGGGCCCACGAAGCCGCCGCGCACGCCTGACTCCCGGACGGCATTCCTCAAATCCCTCTCTCGACCCCAGCGCAGGTTGACACTCATCGCGGCATCGGGCACCCTACGCGCGCCGACGGGGCGCCGAAGCCCCGCGCCACGGAGGGATTCGCATGGATGAAAGCCGCAAGGCGATGATTGCCGAGGCCATCGGCACCTTCGCGCTGGTGTTCGTGGGGGCCGGCTCGATCTGCCTGAACGAATACACCGGCCGAGGCGTGGGCCTGATCGGCATCGCGCTGGCTCATGGATTGATTCTCTCGGTCGCCGTGTCCGCCACCGGAGCGATCTCGGGGGGCCATCTCAACCCGGCAGTGACCTTCGGGTTTCTCCTGACCGGCCGGATGAGCCGCAATCAGGCGCTGCAGTACCTGCTGGCGCAGCTCGCCGGGGCGACCGTCGCGGCTTTCTTCCTGCGCGCGATTTTTGCCGAGCATGTCTGGCGGTCCGCGGCCCTCGGTACTCCGGATCTTGCCCAGGACGTCACGACCGGTACCGGCATCTTCATCGAAGCGGTTCTGACTTTCCTCCTGGTGTTCGCCGTCTGGGGGACTGCCGTCGACGAGCGGGCTCCGCGCATTGGCGGCTTCGGAATCGGCCTGA contains:
- a CDS encoding MIP/aquaporin family protein, which produces MDESRKAMIAEAIGTFALVFVGAGSICLNEYTGRGVGLIGIALAHGLILSVAVSATGAISGGHLNPAVTFGFLLTGRMSRNQALQYLLAQLAGATVAAFFLRAIFAEHVWRSAALGTPDLAQDVTTGTGIFIEAVLTFLLVFAVWGTAVDERAPRIGGFGIGLTVAADILVGGPLTGAAMNPARSFGPALASAHWTNFLVYWIGPLLGAGAAAFLYSNFLLKKS